Proteins found in one Orcinus orca chromosome 11, mOrcOrc1.1, whole genome shotgun sequence genomic segment:
- the LTBR gene encoding tumor necrosis factor receptor superfamily member 3, whose protein sequence is MRLPWAASPCGLAWGQLILGLWGLLAASQLQLVPPYRTENQTCRDRETEYYEPKHHVCCSRCPPGTHVSAECGPDQDTTCATCPENSYNEHWNHLSICQLCRPCDQMLGFMEITPCTSKHKTQCRCQPGLFCVFWGSECVHCESLSHCPPGTEAELKDEDRKANSNCVPCKAGHFQNTSSPSARCQPHTRCEDQGLVEAAPGTSRSDTSCRNPPEPSEMPGTMLVLAVLLPLVSLLLLTTVFACTWKSHPSLCRKLGSLLKRHPEGEESNTAEGSWEPPRVNPQYPDLVEPLLPTSGDLTPASAGLPASPGLEEEALQQQSPLSQTRELEAELPEQGQVAHGTNGIHVTGGSVTVTGNIYIYNGPVLGGARGPGDTPAPPEPPYPIPEEGAPSPPGLSTPYQEDGKAWHLAETETLGCHTP, encoded by the exons ATGCGCCTGCCGTGGGCCGCCTCCCCCTGCGGCCTGGCCTGGGGGCAGCTCATATTGGGCCTCTGGGGTCTCCTGGCAGCATCCCAGCTCCAGCTG GTGCCCCCGTACCGCACGGAGAACCAAACCTGCCGGGACCGGGAAACGGAGTACTACGAGCCCAAGCATCACGTCTGCTGCTCCCGCTGCCCCCCAG GCACACACGTCTCGGCCGAATGTGGCCCCGACCAGGACACCACTTGTGCCACGTGCCCCGAAAATTCCTACAACGAGCACTGGAACCATCTCTCCATCTGCCAGCTGTGCCGCCCCTGTGACCAGA TGCTGGGCTTCATGGAGATCACGCCTTGCACTAGCAAACACAAAACCCAGTGCCGCTGCCAGCCAGGACTCTTCTGCGTCTTTTGGGGCTCTGAGTGTGTACACTGCGAGTCACTCTCCCACTGCCCGCCTGGCACTGAAGCCGAGCTCAAAG ATGAAGACAGGAAGGCTAACAGCAACTGTGTTCCCTGTAAGGCAGGGCACTTCCAGAACACCTCCTCCCCCAGCGCCCGCTGCCAGCCCCACACCAG GTGTGAGGACCAGGGCCTCGTAGAGGCAGCGCCAGGCACCTCCCGGTCTGACACCAGCTGCAGAAATCCGCCAGAGCCCTCCGAGATGCCAG GAACGATGCTGGTGCTGGCCGTCTTGCTGCCGCTGGTCTCCTTGCTGCTTCTCACCACTGTGTTCGCCTGCACCTGGAAGAGCCACCCCTCTCTCTGCAGAAAGCTGG GATCCCTGCTCAAGAGGCACCCAGAG GGAGAGGAATCAAATACTGCTGAAGGAAGCTGGGAGCCCCCGAGGGTCAACCCACAGTACCCTGACCTGGTAGAGCCACTTCTGCCCACCTCTGGAGACTTGACCCCAGCTTCGGCCGGGCTCCCGGCGTCCCCAGGTTTGGAGGAAGAGGCGCTACAACAGCAGAGTCCTCTGAGCCAGACCAGGGAGCTGGAGGCTGAGCTCCCAGAGCAAGGCCAGGTGGCCCACG GCACCAATGGCATTCACGTCACCGGCGGGTCTGTGACTGTCACCGGCAACATCTACATCTACAACGGGCCAGTACTGGGGGGAGCACGGGGCCCCGGAGACACCCCCGCTCCCCCAGAGCCTCCGTACCCCATCCCTGAAGAGGGTGCCCCTAGCCCTCCCGGGCTCTCCACACCCTACCAGGAGGATGGCAAAGCTTGGCACCTGGCTGAGACAGAGACACTGGGGTGCCACACCCCCTAA